Proteins encoded in a region of the Myxococcales bacterium genome:
- a CDS encoding DUF72 domain-containing protein: MLTVGCAGFAVPATRYFKEYLFVEVQETHLAVPGPGTLRRWRREAPEGFEFALLGPRQVGQEGFREGKVIETALKQLGEVAAELDAATAVFLAPADFTASRSNRAALKDFLLSVREQFNRIVFEAGPAWVPDDADALAEETRTFAARDPLTQGLSKRSAAYYRMPGPAGHKSRYEDPAIERLAEIAGQEPDQESTYVFTNVDMFADAKRFKKAMRG; this comes from the coding sequence ATGCTGACCGTCGGCTGTGCGGGATTCGCAGTCCCAGCGACCAGGTACTTCAAAGAGTACCTGTTCGTGGAGGTGCAAGAGACGCACTTGGCCGTGCCCGGCCCGGGAACCCTGCGGCGCTGGCGGCGCGAGGCCCCCGAGGGCTTCGAGTTCGCCCTCTTGGGCCCGCGGCAGGTGGGCCAGGAGGGCTTTCGAGAGGGAAAGGTCATCGAGACCGCGCTGAAGCAGCTGGGCGAGGTCGCAGCCGAGCTGGACGCGGCCACAGCCGTGTTCCTGGCTCCCGCTGACTTCACCGCCTCGCGCAGCAACCGCGCTGCGCTCAAAGATTTTCTGCTCTCGGTTCGCGAGCAATTCAACCGGATCGTGTTCGAGGCTGGCCCCGCCTGGGTCCCCGACGACGCCGACGCGCTGGCGGAAGAGACCCGAACCTTCGCCGCCCGGGACCCACTGACACAGGGCCTGTCCAAGCGTTCAGCCGCGTATTATCGAATGCCGGGCCCGGCGGGCCACAAGTCGCGCTACGAAGATCCTGCAATCGAGCGCTTGGCAGAGATCGCCGGCCAGGAGCCCGACCAAGAGTCGACCTACGTGTTCACGAACGTCGACATGTTCGCGGACGCCAAGCGGTTCAAGAAGGCGATGCGCGGCTGA
- a CDS encoding leucine--tRNA ligase — MAYDHRAVESRWQRYWEEHETFKVTRRPGRPKAYVLDMFPYPSGSGLHVGHPEGYTATDIVARFKRMNGYDVLHPMGWDAFGLPAEQHAINTGTHPAATTASNINVFRRQLKSLGFFYDWSREVDTTDPKYVRWTQWIFLKLFERGLAFQAEIPVNWCPELGTVLANEEVIDGKSERGQFPVVRQPLRQWQLRITAYADRLAEELEPLDWPETRQKQRDWIGKSEGAEVDFPLVGHSTKLTVYTTRPDTLFGATYMVIAPDHPLTLELAAPALRAEVETYAKAAARKSDMERTALNKEKTGVATGAKAINPLNGQEIPIFTADYVLGAYGTGAIMAVPAHDERDFEFAQRFELPIVEVVSPDGSEHATLEAAFVDDGVAVRSGQFNGLGTPEMKQKITAFLEAEGIGRSKINYKLRDWVFSRQRYWGEPIPIYFPVQTDGDPRSGAAYTIDYATPIAVTDAELPLELPKLEDYKPGDPSGPLAKALDWRFFQKDGAWFARETNTMPQWAGSCWYYLRYLDPHNEREIFSEKAYDDWMPVDLYMGGSEHAVLHLLYARFWHKVLFDVGVVKHPEPFSKLVHQGMILGEPQMTAYRDAAGAWVSADLVRTADDDQVVHRETGAVLDVVKLDDAEVEKRAGSFVIKANPEVKVQSIAFKMSKSRGNVVNPDDVVRESGADSLRVYEMFMGPLEQVKPWQTAGIQGVRRFLDRVHTLASRELSAEPVDAETAKLVHRTVKKVGEDIEQLRFNTAVSAMMILTNHLNGLTPIPRNALEKLTLCLAPFAPHLAEELWEGLGHSASIIDAPWPEFDPALCVDDEVEMAVQINGKVRGRALIARDADEATARSAALQDENVQRHLEGRAIRKVVYVPGRILNLIVG, encoded by the coding sequence ATGGCTTACGACCACCGCGCGGTCGAATCGCGCTGGCAGAGGTACTGGGAAGAGCACGAAACGTTCAAGGTCACACGGCGCCCGGGACGCCCGAAGGCTTACGTGCTCGACATGTTTCCGTACCCGTCCGGCTCCGGCCTGCACGTCGGGCATCCGGAGGGTTACACGGCAACGGACATCGTCGCGCGCTTCAAGCGCATGAACGGCTACGACGTGCTGCATCCGATGGGCTGGGATGCGTTCGGGCTGCCGGCGGAGCAACACGCCATCAACACGGGCACTCACCCGGCGGCGACGACCGCGAGCAACATCAACGTCTTTCGCAGGCAGCTCAAGAGCCTGGGGTTCTTCTACGATTGGTCCCGTGAGGTCGACACCACGGACCCGAAGTACGTGCGCTGGACGCAGTGGATCTTCCTCAAGCTGTTCGAGCGCGGGCTGGCATTCCAGGCGGAAATTCCGGTCAATTGGTGCCCCGAGCTCGGGACGGTGCTGGCCAACGAGGAGGTCATCGACGGCAAGAGCGAACGCGGTCAGTTCCCCGTCGTGCGCCAGCCGCTGCGGCAATGGCAGCTACGCATCACCGCCTACGCGGACCGCTTGGCGGAGGAGCTGGAGCCGCTGGATTGGCCTGAAACCAGGCAAAAACAGCGGGATTGGATCGGCAAGAGTGAAGGCGCAGAGGTCGACTTTCCGCTCGTCGGACACAGCACCAAGCTGACGGTCTACACCACGCGCCCGGACACTCTGTTCGGTGCGACGTACATGGTGATCGCGCCGGATCATCCGCTCACGCTCGAGCTCGCGGCGCCGGCGCTGCGCGCGGAGGTCGAGACCTACGCCAAGGCCGCGGCGCGCAAGAGCGACATGGAGCGCACCGCGCTCAACAAAGAGAAGACCGGCGTTGCCACCGGCGCCAAGGCCATCAACCCGCTGAACGGGCAGGAAATCCCGATTTTCACCGCGGACTACGTGCTCGGTGCGTACGGAACCGGCGCCATCATGGCGGTGCCGGCGCACGACGAGCGCGACTTCGAGTTCGCGCAGCGGTTCGAGTTGCCGATCGTGGAAGTGGTGAGCCCCGACGGTTCCGAGCACGCGACCCTCGAGGCGGCGTTCGTCGACGACGGAGTCGCCGTTCGCTCCGGACAGTTCAATGGTCTCGGCACACCCGAGATGAAACAGAAGATCACCGCGTTCCTCGAGGCCGAGGGCATCGGGCGCAGCAAGATCAACTACAAGCTGCGCGACTGGGTCTTCTCCCGGCAGCGCTACTGGGGTGAGCCGATCCCCATCTATTTCCCGGTGCAGACCGACGGCGACCCCCGCAGCGGGGCGGCCTACACCATCGACTACGCGACCCCGATCGCGGTCACGGATGCCGAGCTGCCCCTCGAGCTGCCGAAGCTGGAGGACTACAAACCCGGTGACCCGTCGGGGCCGCTGGCGAAGGCGCTCGACTGGCGGTTCTTCCAGAAGGACGGCGCGTGGTTTGCGCGTGAAACCAACACGATGCCGCAGTGGGCGGGCTCCTGCTGGTACTACCTGCGGTACCTCGATCCCCACAACGAACGCGAGATTTTCAGCGAAAAAGCCTACGACGACTGGATGCCCGTGGACCTCTACATGGGCGGCTCGGAGCACGCGGTGCTGCACCTTCTGTACGCGCGCTTCTGGCACAAGGTGCTGTTCGACGTCGGCGTCGTGAAACACCCGGAGCCGTTCTCGAAGCTGGTCCACCAGGGCATGATCCTGGGTGAGCCACAGATGACGGCCTACCGCGACGCCGCCGGGGCCTGGGTCAGCGCCGATCTGGTGAGGACCGCCGACGACGATCAGGTCGTCCATCGGGAGACGGGCGCCGTGCTCGACGTGGTCAAGCTCGACGATGCCGAGGTGGAGAAGCGGGCCGGCAGCTTCGTCATCAAGGCGAACCCCGAGGTGAAGGTGCAGTCCATCGCCTTCAAGATGAGCAAGAGCCGGGGCAACGTGGTGAACCCGGACGACGTCGTGCGCGAGTCGGGGGCCGACAGCCTGCGGGTCTACGAGATGTTCATGGGCCCGCTCGAGCAGGTGAAACCCTGGCAGACCGCCGGCATCCAGGGAGTGCGAAGGTTCCTCGATCGAGTGCACACCCTCGCGAGCCGCGAGTTGTCCGCGGAGCCCGTCGACGCCGAGACCGCGAAGCTGGTCCACCGGACGGTCAAGAAGGTGGGGGAGGACATCGAGCAGCTGCGGTTCAACACGGCCGTCAGCGCCATGATGATCCTGACGAATCACCTGAACGGGCTCACTCCAATTCCTCGAAATGCATTGGAAAAACTGACCTTGTGTCTGGCGCCATTCGCCCCGCATCTGGCCGAGGAGCTGTGGGAGGGCCTGGGTCACTCCGCCAGCATCATCGACGCGCCGTGGCCGGAGTTCGATCCCGCCCTGTGCGTCGACGACGAGGTCGAGATGGCCGTGCAGATCAACGGGAAAGTCCGCGGCCGCGCGCTGATCGCCCGCGACGCGGACGAGGCAACGGCGCGGTCGGCAGCGCTCCAGGACGAAAACGTGCAACGCCACCTGGAAGGGCGGGCGATCCGCAAGGTCGTCTACGTGCCCGGGCGCATCCTCAACCTCATCGTGGGCTGA
- a CDS encoding ribonuclease H-like domain-containing protein, producing the protein MDLRRRLSFLRPGRPAPSAPLPETGATLDDLRARMAEILGRAPETSEREPPNPELTLLPFVRRETEHGPLYQRREHLPRSHHVGRMAVEEAARADPELLGLLALEPSLAAVDPRRALYLDTETTGLGGGAGVLAFLVGLAHFDERGVLVMEQLLLRRPGEEVALLELLRERIEAAGVLVTYNGKAFDLPLLRGRYVMNHRPLPPQRPHLDLLHVGRRLHKARLGACRLIGLEADVLGFQRVGDIEGGDVAARYGHYLRTGDEAALSAVVEHNALDVISMAALVALYGEPLALLQGEDLIGLARVFHRAKAPERARVAADAAVARALDPEALRVRGQIAKARGDRAAALADFEAFAADVDDPLVRLELAKLYEHHVRAPDKALAILERGTSETDEASLRRRARLERKAAKVGKRGG; encoded by the coding sequence GTGGATCTGCGGCGCCGACTTTCGTTCCTCCGCCCCGGGCGGCCCGCGCCGTCCGCGCCGCTGCCGGAGACCGGGGCCACGCTCGACGACCTGCGAGCGCGCATGGCGGAGATCCTCGGTCGTGCGCCGGAGACTAGCGAGCGGGAACCTCCCAATCCGGAGCTCACCCTCTTGCCCTTCGTGCGCCGCGAGACCGAGCACGGACCGCTCTATCAGCGGCGTGAACATCTTCCGCGCTCGCATCACGTCGGGCGCATGGCGGTGGAGGAAGCCGCGCGGGCGGATCCCGAGCTCTTGGGTCTGCTCGCCCTCGAGCCAAGCCTCGCCGCGGTCGACCCGCGGCGTGCGCTTTACCTCGACACCGAGACGACGGGCCTCGGCGGCGGGGCAGGGGTGCTCGCGTTCCTGGTGGGTCTGGCGCACTTCGACGAGCGCGGGGTGCTGGTGATGGAGCAGCTGTTGCTGCGGCGCCCCGGCGAGGAGGTGGCGCTGCTCGAGCTCCTGCGCGAGCGCATCGAGGCGGCTGGCGTGCTCGTGACCTACAACGGCAAGGCCTTCGATCTGCCGCTGTTGCGCGGCAGATACGTGATGAATCACCGGCCATTGCCGCCCCAGCGCCCGCACCTGGATCTCTTGCACGTCGGGCGGCGGCTGCACAAAGCCCGGCTCGGGGCCTGCCGACTGATCGGCCTCGAGGCGGACGTGCTCGGGTTTCAGCGCGTGGGGGACATCGAGGGCGGCGACGTCGCCGCGCGCTACGGTCACTACCTGCGCACCGGGGACGAGGCTGCGCTCTCCGCCGTCGTCGAACACAACGCCCTCGACGTCATCAGCATGGCGGCGCTCGTGGCGCTGTACGGTGAACCCCTCGCGCTCTTGCAGGGTGAGGATCTGATCGGGCTGGCGCGGGTGTTTCATCGCGCCAAAGCGCCCGAGCGAGCGCGCGTGGCAGCCGATGCCGCCGTGGCCCGCGCGCTCGATCCCGAGGCGCTGCGCGTGCGCGGGCAGATCGCCAAGGCCCGCGGTGATCGCGCCGCGGCGCTCGCGGACTTCGAGGCGTTTGCGGCGGACGTGGACGACCCCCTGGTGCGGCTGGAGCTCGCGAAGCTGTACGAACATCACGTCCGGGCGCCGGACAAGGCCCTGGCAATTCTGGAGCGGGGGACGTCGGAGACCGACGAAGCGAGCCTGCGTCGGCGCGCGCGCCTCGAGCGGAAGGCCGCGAAGGTCGGCAAACGCGGGGGCTGA
- the folD gene encoding bifunctional methylenetetrahydrofolate dehydrogenase/methenyltetrahydrofolate cyclohydrolase FolD, producing MAKLIDGKLIAKAVRDEVRVGVAEFVARHGRAPGLHVVLAGEDPASAVYVRNKEKAALEVGIAGAVHRLPASVSETELLALVERLNRDPAVDGILVQLPMPEGIRSDAVLDSIDPAKDVDGFHPVSVGALWTGKAGLVPCTPRGCMRLLKEAGAQLVGARAVVIGRSNIVGKPLAALLLSEHATVTVAHSRSRELPALCREADVLVAAVGRAKMVKADWVKPGAIVIDVGMNRDENGKLCGDVDFADVEPTAGAITPVPGGVGPMTIAMLLENTLEAARRRS from the coding sequence GTGGCCAAGCTCATCGACGGCAAGCTGATCGCCAAGGCGGTCCGGGACGAAGTGCGGGTGGGTGTGGCCGAGTTCGTGGCCCGACACGGGCGCGCGCCGGGGCTGCACGTGGTGCTCGCCGGCGAGGATCCGGCCAGCGCGGTGTACGTGCGAAACAAGGAAAAAGCCGCCCTGGAGGTCGGCATCGCCGGCGCCGTGCACCGCCTGCCCGCGAGTGTCTCCGAGACGGAGTTGCTGGCGTTGGTCGAACGCCTGAACCGCGATCCTGCGGTGGACGGCATCCTGGTCCAGCTGCCGATGCCGGAGGGCATTCGCTCCGACGCGGTGCTCGACAGCATCGATCCTGCCAAGGACGTGGACGGATTTCACCCCGTCAGTGTCGGTGCGCTCTGGACGGGCAAAGCGGGACTCGTGCCGTGTACACCGCGGGGCTGCATGCGACTGCTGAAAGAGGCGGGCGCACAGCTGGTCGGCGCCCGGGCAGTCGTGATCGGTCGCAGCAACATCGTCGGCAAACCGCTGGCGGCGCTCTTGCTGTCGGAACACGCGACGGTAACGGTCGCCCACTCCCGCTCGCGGGAGCTGCCTGCTTTGTGTCGAGAGGCGGACGTGCTGGTGGCGGCCGTCGGGCGGGCGAAGATGGTGAAGGCGGACTGGGTCAAACCCGGGGCCATCGTCATCGACGTCGGGATGAACCGCGACGAGAACGGCAAGCTGTGCGGCGACGTCGATTTCGCCGACGTGGAGCCGACCGCGGGTGCGATCACGCCGGTGCCCGGCGGGGTGGGGCCCATGACCATCGCCATGCTGCTCGAGAACACCCTCGAGGCGGCCCGGCGGCGCAGCTGA
- a CDS encoding prolipoprotein diacylglyceryl transferase, whose protein sequence is MQGRLFTLFEIPFPSYFILLLTGFLFATIAGALWAKRVGQDPDVIVDLGLAMLLAGVVGARLLHVLADGYLMDYVHLCTDPGKVDWRITRDECLSPRYAGVWDAAKQVCHPTEVDCFAWAKFWAGGLTYYGGFIGASVAGWYLLRRDRFPFWKAADMAGMVIPIGLGFGRMGCLLAGCCFGTPTHSAWALVFPSHSPASETQFKAGLISSPFEPSLPVHPTQVYESAASFAIAALLILWLHGRKRYDGQIFLAFVALYAFARFVIEFFRNDDRGGFLGLSTSQLIGLGLVAAAVAGHRFLLRKAAA, encoded by the coding sequence ATGCAGGGTCGCCTCTTCACACTGTTCGAGATCCCGTTCCCGAGCTACTTCATCCTGCTCCTGACCGGGTTCTTGTTCGCCACCATCGCGGGTGCGCTGTGGGCCAAACGCGTCGGACAAGATCCCGATGTGATCGTCGATCTCGGTCTGGCGATGCTGCTCGCAGGGGTCGTGGGCGCGCGCTTGTTACACGTGCTCGCGGACGGGTACTTGATGGACTACGTGCACCTCTGCACCGACCCGGGCAAGGTCGACTGGCGCATCACTCGTGACGAGTGTTTGAGCCCGCGTTACGCCGGTGTGTGGGACGCCGCGAAACAGGTCTGCCACCCGACGGAGGTCGACTGTTTTGCGTGGGCGAAATTCTGGGCTGGCGGCCTCACGTATTACGGCGGCTTCATCGGCGCATCGGTGGCGGGCTGGTACCTGCTCCGGCGCGATAGATTCCCGTTCTGGAAAGCGGCCGACATGGCCGGCATGGTCATCCCCATCGGCCTGGGTTTCGGGCGCATGGGCTGTCTGCTGGCGGGCTGCTGTTTCGGGACCCCGACCCACTCCGCCTGGGCGCTCGTGTTTCCGTCCCACAGCCCGGCCAGTGAGACCCAGTTCAAGGCAGGGCTGATCAGTTCGCCGTTCGAGCCGTCGTTGCCCGTGCACCCCACTCAGGTCTACGAGTCGGCGGCGTCGTTCGCCATCGCCGCGCTCTTGATTCTCTGGCTGCACGGGCGCAAGCGCTACGACGGCCAGATCTTCCTCGCGTTCGTCGCGCTCTACGCCTTCGCGCGGTTCGTGATCGAGTTCTTCCGCAACGACGACCGCGGTGGGTTCCTCGGGCTCAGCACCTCGCAGCTGATCGGGCTGGGGCTCGTGGCCGCAGCCGTCGCTGGACACCGGTTCTTGCTGCGGAAAGCCGCGGCCTGA
- the lspA gene encoding signal peptidase II: MHRPSFMFFGVVAALSLLADIGSKAWAEVALSRRTAFDPSIPLIKDHLAFTLAYNRGGAWGLLHDANENVRRPFFLLVSVLAIAFIVSLYSRLAPTQRSLKWGLPLVLGGALGNLSDRITRSSVVDFIDYHAAWIEKMNGFLAKYLKGWTITDHWPTFNVADIFICIGVALMAVDMVTSRRKPAASPDAPPPAPPPPAPDLPAPEPGASEAAAGAPPGAG; the protein is encoded by the coding sequence ATGCATCGCCCGTCCTTCATGTTCTTTGGGGTCGTTGCTGCGCTGTCATTGCTCGCAGACATCGGCTCGAAGGCCTGGGCAGAGGTCGCGCTCAGCCGGCGCACCGCGTTCGATCCATCGATCCCGCTGATCAAGGATCATCTGGCCTTCACCCTGGCCTACAACCGAGGTGGCGCTTGGGGGCTCTTGCACGACGCAAACGAGAACGTCCGCCGGCCGTTCTTCCTGCTCGTCAGCGTGCTCGCGATCGCGTTCATCGTGTCGCTCTACAGCCGACTGGCGCCCACGCAGCGCTCGCTCAAGTGGGGTCTGCCGCTCGTGCTGGGCGGTGCTCTCGGCAACCTCTCGGATCGCATCACCCGCTCGAGCGTGGTCGATTTCATCGACTACCACGCGGCGTGGATCGAGAAGATGAACGGGTTTCTCGCCAAGTATTTGAAGGGCTGGACCATCACCGACCACTGGCCGACCTTCAACGTGGCGGACATCTTCATCTGCATCGGTGTGGCGCTGATGGCGGTCGACATGGTGACGTCCCGGCGAAAACCGGCGGCCTCCCCCGATGCTCCACCGCCGGCGCCGCCGCCACCGGCACCGGATCTCCCCGCTCCCGAGCCGGGCGCGTCCGAGGCTGCTGCGGGTGCGCCGCCCGGCGCCGGATAG
- a CDS encoding DEAD/DEAH box helicase gives MPAAPWSKPHGVDSVVAGWLESGTVRPCLAAERLLGESGGTSAPVPPDLPAGLRAALAARGIRELYSHQAEAIAAARGGRHVVVATPTASGKSLCFHLPVLEALTVDPSASALFVYPTKALSRDQEHNLRALIGEAGLELPATVYDGDTPGDARRAARERCRVLLTNPDMLHAGILPNHARWAGFLQGLRYVVLDELHTYRGVFGSHMAHVIARLRRIARFHGSDPTFVTATATIGNPLEHAARLIGVSPDEMALIDRSGAPRASRHFFMYNPPIVNEELQIRRSSLKQGVALTADLVRAKVPSIVFGPSRNSVEVMLKYLRAEVGDVAGPNAIMAYRGGYLPQARRAIEQGLRDGEILCVVATNALELGIDIGDLDAVVCVGYPGSVAATWQRFGRAGRRGTTSIALLVCSSDAVDQYLARDPEYLLGAGAEEARIEPANTEVLIQHLKCATFEAPFRITRAGPPARSPEPASGERYLSLDTQETRAALEYLASHGLVHESGGAFHWAGEAFPANNVSLRNIGWDNFVIIDVATDKSIAELDWRAAHTMLHEQAIYQHDAEQYQVERLDFENHKAFVRKVAPDYFTTALTYRTVVVIEENLSNPYGRARIGWGDVKVEEKVTGYKKIKFFTHENAGYGDVHLPEMQLHTQSFWLTLPEALIEALGLPRAALIDGLRGVGRALETVSALALMCDPRDIGQTLGDGGAADDARAPGRDPFSGRTGGFDPTVFLFDSLPGGVGLAPRIYERAAELLERARALIEACECDAGCPVCVGPTEEHGSRKRSAVVILDGLFAADPERPADRRLRQEGPYPTFPRP, from the coding sequence ATGCCCGCTGCCCCCTGGTCCAAACCCCACGGCGTCGACTCGGTCGTCGCCGGTTGGCTCGAATCCGGCACCGTTCGCCCCTGCCTCGCCGCCGAGCGCCTGCTCGGCGAGAGCGGCGGGACCAGCGCTCCAGTTCCGCCTGACCTGCCGGCGGGCCTGCGCGCCGCCCTCGCCGCCCGCGGCATCCGCGAGCTCTACTCCCATCAAGCCGAGGCCATCGCCGCGGCGCGCGGGGGGCGTCACGTCGTGGTCGCAACGCCGACCGCGAGCGGCAAGAGTTTGTGTTTTCACCTGCCGGTGCTCGAGGCGTTGACCGTCGACCCCTCCGCGAGCGCGCTGTTCGTTTATCCGACCAAGGCGCTGTCGCGCGATCAGGAGCACAACCTGCGGGCGTTGATCGGCGAGGCGGGGCTCGAGCTGCCCGCCACCGTCTACGACGGCGACACACCGGGGGACGCACGACGCGCGGCACGCGAACGCTGCCGGGTGCTGCTCACGAACCCCGACATGTTGCACGCCGGCATCTTGCCGAACCACGCGCGCTGGGCCGGCTTTCTCCAGGGGCTGCGCTACGTGGTGCTCGACGAGCTGCACACCTATCGCGGCGTGTTCGGCTCCCACATGGCGCACGTCATCGCACGCCTGCGGCGCATCGCACGCTTCCACGGCTCCGATCCGACGTTCGTGACGGCGACCGCGACCATCGGCAACCCGCTCGAACACGCCGCACGCCTGATCGGCGTGTCTCCCGACGAAATGGCGCTGATCGATCGCTCCGGAGCGCCGCGCGCCAGCCGTCATTTCTTCATGTACAACCCGCCGATCGTCAACGAAGAGCTGCAAATCCGCCGCAGCTCGCTCAAACAAGGCGTGGCGCTCACTGCCGATCTCGTGCGGGCGAAGGTGCCGAGCATCGTGTTCGGGCCATCGCGCAACAGCGTCGAGGTGATGCTCAAGTACCTGCGCGCCGAGGTCGGGGACGTCGCCGGACCGAACGCCATCATGGCCTACCGCGGCGGTTACCTGCCGCAGGCGCGACGGGCCATCGAGCAAGGCCTGCGCGACGGCGAGATCCTGTGTGTGGTGGCGACCAACGCCCTCGAGCTCGGCATCGACATCGGGGATCTCGACGCGGTGGTCTGCGTGGGTTACCCGGGTTCGGTCGCGGCAACCTGGCAGCGGTTTGGTCGCGCCGGGCGCCGAGGCACCACCAGCATCGCGCTCTTGGTCTGCTCCAGCGATGCGGTGGATCAGTACCTGGCGCGAGACCCCGAGTACCTGCTCGGCGCCGGGGCGGAGGAGGCGCGCATCGAACCCGCCAACACCGAGGTGCTGATCCAGCACCTGAAGTGCGCCACGTTCGAGGCGCCATTTCGCATCACCCGCGCGGGGCCGCCAGCCCGCAGCCCCGAGCCGGCGAGCGGCGAACGCTATCTGTCCCTGGATACCCAGGAGACCCGCGCGGCCCTCGAATACCTGGCCAGCCACGGCCTCGTGCACGAGTCCGGCGGGGCATTTCACTGGGCGGGCGAGGCCTTCCCGGCCAACAACGTGTCGCTGCGCAACATCGGCTGGGACAACTTCGTGATCATCGACGTGGCCACCGACAAGAGCATCGCGGAGCTCGACTGGCGAGCCGCGCACACCATGCTGCACGAACAGGCGATCTATCAGCACGACGCCGAGCAGTACCAGGTCGAACGTCTCGACTTCGAGAACCACAAAGCCTTCGTGCGCAAGGTCGCGCCGGACTACTTCACCACTGCCCTCACCTACCGCACGGTGGTGGTGATCGAAGAGAACCTCTCGAACCCGTACGGGCGCGCGCGCATCGGTTGGGGTGACGTGAAGGTCGAAGAGAAGGTGACGGGCTACAAGAAGATCAAGTTCTTCACCCACGAGAACGCGGGCTACGGCGACGTGCACTTGCCCGAGATGCAGCTGCACACCCAGAGTTTCTGGCTGACCTTGCCCGAGGCGCTGATCGAGGCGCTGGGCCTGCCGCGCGCCGCGCTGATCGACGGGCTGCGGGGTGTGGGACGTGCGCTCGAGACCGTCAGTGCGCTGGCGCTGATGTGTGATCCGCGTGACATCGGCCAGACCCTGGGCGACGGGGGCGCGGCCGACGACGCTCGCGCCCCGGGGCGTGACCCCTTCTCGGGACGCACCGGCGGCTTCGACCCGACGGTGTTTTTGTTCGATTCACTGCCGGGAGGCGTGGGCCTCGCGCCCCGGATCTACGAGCGGGCGGCCGAGCTGCTCGAGCGGGCCCGCGCGCTGATCGAGGCCTGCGAGTGCGACGCCGGCTGCCCCGTCTGTGTCGGTCCTACGGAGGAACATGGCTCCCGCAAGCGGAGCGCGGTGGTCATCCTGGACGGGCTGTTCGCGGCCGACCCGGAGCGGCCCGCCGACCGGCGGTTGCGCCAAGAGGGTCCCTACCCTACTTTTCCGAGACCGTGA